In the Candidatus Zymogenus saltonus genome, one interval contains:
- the nuoF gene encoding NADH-quinone oxidoreductase subunit NuoF, with protein MRAQSLVKPEAPDVEPGEVEAVAVTPEVLKEGRFDLLICGGTGCHSSGSIKIRERLLKEIEDRGLSEKVRVVETGCNGFCAQGPIMVVYPGGIFYQLLTPEDMPELIDEHIVNGRLVERLMYLDPIEKKHLPRMKDISFFKHQELRVLRNRGLIAAEKIDEYIARDGYTAMIKAFTKMTPKEIVSEVKDSGLRGRGGGGFITGLKWELCSRSEGDVKFVICNADEGDPGAFMDRSVLEADPHAVLEGMMIAAKAIGAHKGYIYCRAEYPLAITRLTIAIEQAANYGLLGKDVLGTGFDFDIEICQGAGAFVCGEETALMRSIEGKRGEPRPRPPFPAIKGLWDSPSVLNNVETFANVPSIINHGAKWYRSMGTERSPGTKIFALTGNVNRVGLVEVEMGIPLGNIIYDIGGGIPNDKKFKAAQIGGPSGGCIPREHLNVPIDFESLTELGAIMGSGGLIVMDEDTCMVDMARFFLEFVQEESCGKCTPCRVGTKRMLEILTNICQGKGKEGDIERLIDLGETIRDTSLCALGQTAPNPVLSTIRYFRDEYVAHIRDKKCVAGVCPDLVRAPCQNACPAGVDAPGYISLIGEKRYDEAILLHRERNPLAAICSRVCFHPCEDKCRRGSLDSPVAIRRIKRFMADKDKNFKIPEVRVNEQNAKKKIGIIGSGPAGLSCAYFLARLGYKPTIFEAESKPGGMLLQGIPAYRLPRDILKKEIKMIEDMGVDIKTDVRLGKDITLEGLRDQGYDAVFIGVGAPTGSLMKVKGEDTQGVIDGIGFLRQFNMTGKAQAGKNVIVIGGGNAAVDAARTALRLGAESVTIAYRRTREEMPAYKDEVEEAEREGVKLRLLMAPDGVVAGKDGRVKGMTFKQMELGEFDKSGRRRPVPIKDADLFIEADQIIAAIGQTLNPEEMLDKTKPKLNKWDYFEVNPITGQTSIEWVFAGGDAVTGPSSVTEAVGQGERAAFGIDLFLTGADHAFWRVYKESDVFFDPEADPKDYPRAETKLLDVSKRKKNFKEVELACAEKVAICEAKRCLRCDYREKEEVTQNAASNY; from the coding sequence ATGAGGGCTCAGAGCTTGGTTAAGCCGGAAGCTCCTGATGTTGAACCCGGCGAAGTCGAAGCTGTTGCCGTAACCCCCGAGGTCTTGAAAGAGGGCCGATTCGACCTGCTGATATGCGGCGGGACCGGCTGTCACTCTTCCGGGAGCATAAAGATCAGAGAGAGACTTTTGAAAGAGATCGAGGACAGGGGGCTCTCGGAGAAGGTCAGGGTGGTGGAGACCGGGTGTAACGGTTTTTGCGCTCAAGGGCCGATAATGGTGGTCTATCCGGGGGGGATTTTTTATCAGCTCCTCACCCCCGAGGACATGCCCGAGCTGATCGACGAGCACATCGTGAACGGACGTCTCGTGGAGAGGCTGATGTATCTGGACCCCATCGAGAAGAAGCATCTACCGAGGATGAAAGATATATCTTTCTTCAAACATCAGGAGCTGAGGGTTCTTCGGAACAGGGGCCTAATCGCCGCCGAAAAGATCGACGAGTATATCGCGAGGGACGGCTATACGGCCATGATCAAGGCCTTTACTAAGATGACCCCCAAAGAGATCGTCTCCGAGGTAAAGGACTCGGGTCTCAGGGGACGCGGCGGTGGGGGCTTCATAACCGGACTGAAGTGGGAGCTCTGCAGCAGGTCCGAGGGTGACGTCAAATTTGTCATCTGCAACGCCGATGAGGGCGACCCGGGAGCGTTCATGGACAGAAGCGTTCTCGAGGCCGATCCCCATGCGGTCCTTGAGGGGATGATGATAGCCGCAAAGGCGATCGGCGCCCATAAGGGCTATATCTACTGCAGGGCCGAGTATCCGCTGGCGATAACCAGGCTGACAATCGCCATCGAGCAGGCCGCAAACTACGGACTTTTGGGTAAGGATGTCCTTGGCACCGGCTTCGACTTCGATATCGAGATCTGTCAGGGCGCCGGCGCCTTCGTCTGCGGGGAGGAGACGGCCCTCATGCGCTCCATCGAGGGAAAGAGGGGCGAGCCGCGTCCCCGGCCCCCGTTTCCCGCCATAAAGGGGCTCTGGGACAGCCCGTCGGTGCTCAACAACGTAGAGACATTCGCAAACGTCCCATCCATCATAAATCACGGGGCGAAGTGGTACCGCTCTATGGGGACGGAGAGGAGCCCGGGAACCAAGATCTTCGCACTTACCGGAAACGTGAACAGGGTCGGCCTCGTGGAGGTCGAGATGGGGATACCTCTCGGAAATATCATCTACGACATCGGCGGCGGTATTCCGAACGATAAAAAATTCAAGGCCGCGCAGATAGGCGGCCCGTCGGGCGGGTGTATCCCCAGGGAACACCTGAATGTGCCCATAGACTTCGAGTCCTTGACGGAGCTGGGCGCGATAATGGGTTCCGGCGGATTGATAGTCATGGACGAGGATACCTGTATGGTGGATATGGCTCGCTTCTTCCTCGAGTTCGTCCAGGAGGAGTCGTGCGGAAAATGCACCCCCTGCAGGGTCGGAACAAAGCGTATGTTGGAGATCCTGACTAATATATGCCAAGGAAAGGGGAAAGAGGGCGACATAGAGAGATTGATCGATCTGGGCGAGACCATAAGGGACACCTCACTGTGCGCACTGGGACAGACCGCCCCGAATCCGGTCCTTTCGACGATAAGATATTTCCGCGACGAATACGTGGCCCACATTCGGGACAAAAAGTGTGTCGCCGGAGTCTGCCCCGATTTGGTGAGGGCGCCCTGCCAGAACGCCTGTCCTGCTGGAGTCGACGCCCCTGGATACATCTCCCTTATCGGGGAAAAGCGCTACGACGAGGCGATTCTACTCCACAGGGAGAGAAATCCGCTCGCCGCGATCTGTTCGCGCGTCTGCTTCCACCCCTGCGAGGATAAATGCCGAAGGGGATCTTTGGATTCACCCGTGGCCATTCGCCGCATAAAGAGGTTTATGGCCGACAAGGATAAAAACTTCAAGATTCCCGAGGTGCGCGTGAATGAACAAAACGCCAAGAAAAAGATAGGAATCATCGGCTCCGGACCCGCCGGACTGTCGTGTGCCTATTTTCTTGCCCGCCTGGGCTATAAACCCACGATCTTCGAGGCCGAGTCTAAGCCCGGGGGAATGCTCCTGCAGGGAATTCCGGCCTACAGACTTCCGAGGGATATCCTCAAAAAGGAGATCAAGATGATCGAGGATATGGGAGTCGATATCAAGACCGATGTCAGACTGGGGAAGGACATTACTCTTGAAGGCCTGCGTGATCAGGGATACGACGCCGTCTTCATCGGTGTGGGGGCGCCCACGGGGAGCCTTATGAAGGTGAAGGGCGAGGATACCCAGGGTGTAATAGACGGAATCGGCTTTCTGCGTCAGTTCAATATGACGGGGAAGGCCCAGGCAGGCAAGAACGTTATAGTCATAGGCGGAGGCAATGCGGCCGTGGACGCCGCCCGTACGGCTCTACGGCTCGGTGCGGAGTCCGTCACGATAGCCTACCGTCGAACGAGGGAGGAGATGCCGGCCTACAAAGACGAGGTCGAGGAGGCGGAGCGCGAGGGCGTTAAGTTGAGGCTTTTGATGGCTCCCGACGGGGTAGTCGCCGGCAAGGACGGCCGTGTAAAGGGGATGACGTTCAAGCAGATGGAGCTCGGCGAGTTTGACAAAAGCGGGCGGCGGCGTCCCGTGCCGATAAAGGACGCAGACCTCTTCATAGAGGCGGATCAGATAATCGCCGCTATAGGCCAGACACTGAACCCGGAGGAGATGCTCGACAAAACCAAGCCCAAGCTTAATAAGTGGGACTATTTCGAGGTGAATCCGATTACGGGTCAGACATCGATAGAGTGGGTATTCGCCGGCGGCGATGCGGTTACCGGGCCCTCCTCCGTAACGGAGGCCGTGGGTCAGGGCGAGAGGGCCGCCTTCGGGATAGACCTTTTCCTGACCGGAGCCGATCACGCATTCTGGAGAGTGTACAAGGAGTCGGATGTGTTCTTTGACCCGGAGGCGGACCCCAAAGATTACCCGCGCGCCGAAACCAAACTCCTGGATGTGTCCAAGCGCAAAAAGAATTTTAAAGAGGTAGAGCTTGCCTGCGCCGAGAAGGTCGCCATATGCGAGGCGAAGAGATGTCTTCGCTGCGATTACAGAGAAAAAGAGGAGGTTACACAAAATGCTGCATCTAACTATTAA
- a CDS encoding iron hydrogenase small subunit — MLHLTINDISVEVPEGTTILEAAKGSGIHIPSLCYMKDLTPIGACRVCLVEVEGAKTLVASCITPARDGMKVYTKTARVRNARRNVVELLLSEHIGECQTCDRNYDCELQAVARELGVRDIAYPGEKGRQLIDKSTPALVRDTGKCIKCRRCVTVCGEVQGVSALFPQERGFDTVIGPAFALELDDIVCVQCGQCSAVCPVGAISEKNQIGEVWAALDDPDKHVVVQTAPAIRAALGECFDNPPGTLVTGKMVSALRRIGFDAVFDTNFAADLTIMEEGTELLTRLKTALVDKKKVALPMFTSCSPGWIKYIEHFYPDMLANVSTCKSPQQMFGAVAKTYYAEKLNKKPEDIFVVSIMPCTAKKYECQRPEMNDSGVRDVDVVLTTRELGRMIKEAGIDFNSLPDDKMDAPLGMSSGAADIFANTGGVMEAALRTAYEIVTGKSLPFENLHVKDIVGLEGVKEASVTISETVPEWSFLKGATLNVAVAHGLGNARKVIERVRAKEADYHFIEIMACPGGCIGGGGQPRMTTKETRLARINAIYREDEGKKLRKSHENPEIKQIYDEFLKEPLGKKSHKLLHTKYTPRTRV; from the coding sequence ATGCTGCATCTAACTATTAATGATATTTCGGTTGAGGTTCCGGAGGGCACGACCATCCTCGAAGCCGCTAAAGGCTCCGGCATACACATCCCCTCATTGTGCTATATGAAGGACCTCACGCCTATTGGGGCATGCCGCGTTTGTCTTGTCGAAGTCGAAGGGGCAAAGACGCTTGTGGCCTCCTGTATAACCCCCGCAAGAGATGGAATGAAGGTATATACAAAGACCGCGAGGGTTAGAAACGCCCGGCGCAACGTGGTGGAGCTCCTGCTCTCCGAACATATAGGAGAGTGTCAAACGTGCGACAGGAACTACGACTGCGAGCTGCAGGCCGTCGCCCGGGAGCTTGGGGTCAGGGATATTGCGTATCCGGGGGAAAAGGGCAGGCAGTTGATCGATAAAAGCACCCCGGCGCTGGTACGGGATACGGGCAAGTGCATAAAGTGTCGGCGTTGTGTCACCGTGTGCGGGGAGGTCCAGGGAGTATCGGCCCTCTTCCCCCAGGAGCGCGGTTTTGACACGGTCATCGGCCCCGCCTTTGCCCTGGAGCTCGACGACATCGTCTGCGTACAGTGCGGTCAGTGCTCGGCGGTCTGTCCCGTTGGGGCGATCAGCGAGAAAAACCAGATAGGCGAGGTCTGGGCGGCGCTGGACGACCCGGACAAGCACGTTGTGGTTCAGACGGCCCCAGCCATTCGCGCCGCCCTGGGCGAATGCTTCGACAACCCCCCGGGAACCCTTGTTACCGGAAAGATGGTCTCCGCGCTCAGGAGAATCGGCTTTGACGCCGTGTTCGACACCAACTTCGCGGCGGATTTAACCATCATGGAAGAGGGGACGGAGCTTCTGACCCGTCTTAAAACGGCGCTGGTCGACAAAAAAAAGGTCGCCCTGCCGATGTTCACGAGCTGCTCTCCCGGCTGGATCAAATACATAGAACACTTTTACCCCGATATGCTCGCGAACGTATCCACATGCAAATCGCCCCAGCAGATGTTCGGTGCGGTCGCCAAGACCTACTATGCCGAAAAGCTGAATAAAAAGCCCGAGGATATATTCGTGGTGTCCATCATGCCGTGCACTGCTAAGAAGTACGAATGCCAGCGGCCCGAGATGAACGACAGCGGCGTTAGGGATGTAGACGTTGTGTTGACCACAAGAGAACTCGGCCGTATGATCAAGGAGGCCGGCATAGACTTTAATTCTCTCCCCGACGACAAAATGGACGCGCCGCTGGGAATGTCCTCCGGAGCGGCCGACATCTTTGCGAATACGGGCGGCGTTATGGAGGCGGCTCTCAGGACGGCCTACGAGATTGTAACGGGCAAATCACTGCCGTTTGAGAATCTCCATGTCAAAGATATAGTGGGACTCGAAGGCGTCAAAGAGGCGTCCGTCACGATCTCCGAGACCGTCCCTGAGTGGTCTTTCCTGAAAGGGGCGACCTTGAACGTGGCTGTCGCCCACGGCCTGGGAAATGCAAGGAAGGTGATCGAGAGGGTCAGGGCAAAAGAGGCGGATTACCACTTCATAGAAATTATGGCCTGCCCGGGCGGGTGCATAGGTGGAGGCGGCCAACCGCGCATGACCACAAAAGAGACCCGACTGGCCAGAATCAACGCAATATACCGCGAAGACGAGGGGAAGAAATTGAGGAAGTCTCACGAGAATCCCGAGATAAAACAGATTTACGATGAGTTTTTGAAAGAGCCGCTGGGCAAGAAATCCCATAAACTGCTGCACACAAAGTACACGCCCAGAACGAGGGTTTAG
- a CDS encoding response regulator: MEKSEKKILLVDDDKDFRRATRKILESDGYQVIEAENSVEGLEKAESEAPDLIIIDVIMDSYTEGFNMIQRLAENAKIKDIPRIILSTLGIKQDLDMIAPEELKTEFILQKTVKKEELIKTIESAFERRKK, encoded by the coding sequence ATGGAAAAAAGTGAGAAGAAGATACTGTTGGTTGACGACGACAAGGATTTCAGGCGGGCGACCAGAAAGATTCTCGAATCGGACGGATATCAAGTCATTGAGGCGGAAAACAGCGTGGAGGGACTCGAGAAGGCCGAATCGGAGGCCCCCGACCTAATCATCATCGATGTTATCATGGATTCCTACACCGAGGGCTTCAATATGATTCAGAGACTCGCTGAAAACGCGAAGATAAAGGACATCCCCAGGATTATCCTGTCCACCCTTGGAATCAAGCAGGATTTGGACATGATCGCTCCCGAGGAGCTCAAGACGGAGTTTATCCTTCAAAAGACGGTGAAAAAGGAAGAGCTTATTAAAACAATCGAGTCGGCATTTGAGAGAAGAAAGAAATAG
- a CDS encoding hybrid sensor histidine kinase/response regulator — MDEDKVVRDSCLDIFSTKGLRVELAENSEAGIDKVRSLKPDLVIVDIGAPGGEGLQLLEKITGIDPKIVKVALTDSATVEYAVESMRRGAYDFLAKPVSPEKILLTVQRGQEAGRLAAEKEAIEREKRIQSEFFISIISHQLQTPLIAINKYLEVVLGNITGEISGETRELLERSYIRLSELIDSIKDWLVFAQFDPKKARSDFKPIDIVKVLNERVEFLMPFIKERNIEIKLDCPNDHPPVYGSVRVIGEVFANLISNAVKYNRDSGKITITVGYGEENCFISFEDSGIGIPEKDMPSIFDRFYRVKSEETKDIEGTGLGLSITKKFVEAHGGTIEVKSKYGEGSTFTVYLPIFKG, encoded by the coding sequence ATGGATGAAGATAAAGTCGTTCGCGATTCGTGTCTCGATATATTCTCGACGAAAGGCTTAAGGGTGGAGCTTGCGGAAAACAGTGAGGCGGGGATTGACAAGGTAAGAAGCCTCAAGCCCGATTTGGTTATCGTGGACATCGGGGCGCCGGGCGGCGAGGGTCTTCAGCTCCTCGAGAAGATAACCGGGATTGATCCCAAAATCGTTAAGGTCGCCCTGACCGATTCCGCGACAGTTGAGTATGCGGTGGAATCGATGAGAAGGGGGGCCTATGATTTTCTGGCAAAGCCGGTCTCCCCGGAAAAGATCCTTTTGACCGTTCAGCGTGGTCAGGAGGCAGGAAGGCTTGCCGCGGAAAAGGAGGCCATTGAGAGGGAGAAGAGGATCCAGTCGGAATTCTTCATCTCTATTATATCCCATCAGCTTCAGACGCCGTTGATAGCAATAAATAAATATCTTGAGGTGGTTCTGGGAAATATTACGGGTGAAATCTCGGGTGAGACCCGCGAGCTCCTCGAGCGCTCTTATATACGCCTCAGCGAGTTGATTGATTCGATAAAGGACTGGCTCGTCTTCGCCCAGTTTGACCCCAAGAAGGCCAGAAGCGATTTCAAGCCGATCGATATCGTGAAGGTGCTCAATGAGCGCGTCGAGTTCCTGATGCCCTTTATTAAGGAGCGTAATATCGAAATCAAGCTTGACTGCCCAAATGATCATCCGCCGGTATATGGAAGTGTGCGGGTCATCGGCGAGGTGTTTGCGAACCTGATCTCGAACGCGGTAAAATACAACCGCGACTCGGGAAAGATAACGATAACCGTCGGTTACGGCGAGGAGAACTGCTTTATATCTTTTGAGGACAGCGGTATCGGAATACCGGAGAAGGATATGCCATCGATCTTCGACAGGTTTTATCGGGTCAAGTCGGAGGAAACAAAAGACATAGAGGGAACGGGGCTGGGACTCTCCATTACAAAAAAATTCGTCGAGGCACACGGCGGAACGATCGAGGTCAAGAGCAAATACGGGGAGGGAAGCACTTTTACGGTTTATCTGCCGATCTTCAAGGGTTAA
- a CDS encoding sulfite exporter TauE/SafE family protein — MAFLAEYIDSSLGMGYGTTLTPLLLLMGYEPLQIVPSILLSELITGLLAGFTHHAIGNVDFKPKTMNVKRIYSSLKEIGVLNSIRLGFPQSLKVVIVITLCSVVGTVAAVFIAINLPKFYLKLYIGILIFLIGIVIIATINKEYKFSWKKITILGLIASFNKGISGGGYGPVVVGGQLVSGVSEKNAVAITSLAEGITCIVGVAAYILTKDVIDWLLAPYLIIGAVISVPFSAYTVKIVKSRIMKIIIGIVTIILGLTTIIQIFL; from the coding sequence ATGGCATTTCTTGCAGAATACATTGACTCTTCGTTAGGCATGGGTTACGGAACGACCTTGACCCCGCTTCTGCTGCTTATGGGATATGAGCCCCTTCAAATTGTTCCCTCTATTTTGCTCTCCGAGCTGATAACGGGATTATTGGCCGGATTTACCCATCACGCAATCGGCAATGTCGATTTCAAACCCAAAACTATGAACGTTAAAAGGATTTACTCCTCGTTAAAAGAGATAGGGGTTTTAAACAGCATAAGACTCGGATTTCCACAGAGTCTTAAAGTTGTCATAGTCATAACCCTCTGCAGTGTTGTCGGGACCGTAGCCGCTGTCTTTATCGCGATAAACTTGCCGAAGTTTTACCTCAAGCTTTATATAGGGATTCTGATCTTTTTAATCGGCATAGTAATTATCGCTACGATCAACAAGGAGTATAAATTCTCGTGGAAGAAGATCACTATTCTTGGACTGATAGCCTCCTTTAACAAAGGGATCAGCGGCGGCGGTTACGGGCCCGTAGTTGTAGGGGGGCAGCTGGTTTCCGGAGTCAGCGAAAAAAACGCCGTTGCTATAACTTCGCTGGCGGAAGGGATTACGTGCATCGTCGGCGTAGCTGCATACATCCTTACAAAGGATGTGATCGATTGGTTGTTGGCTCCCTATCTTATAATCGGCGCGGTTATTTCCGTACCGTTTTCCGCTTACACGGTAAAGATAGTAAAAAGCAGAATCATGAAAATCATCATAGGAATTGTTACGATAATATTGGGATTGACTACAATAATACAGATATTTTTGTAA
- the ubiE gene encoding bifunctional demethylmenaquinone methyltransferase/2-methoxy-6-polyprenyl-1,4-benzoquinol methylase UbiE, whose translation MKPKSGGNISALFDDISRKYDFLNRVLSFNADIGWRRKLVKLSGASTGDKVLDVCAGTGDIGIELATVAPVDKIFGVDFSLEMLKEGSKKIGEKGYKGRVISFIADALNLPFGSETFNVVTIGFGLRNLTDYRAGISEMTRVLKGGGRLMILEFAMPERKIVSTIYGLYLKRILPIIGGVLTGKKSAYDYLSDSIAGFLKPMEVIEIMRAEGLVNLESFPMMAGTVYIYRGEK comes from the coding sequence ATGAAACCAAAAAGCGGTGGAAATATTTCCGCACTCTTTGACGATATCTCGAGGAAGTACGACTTTCTAAACCGGGTTCTGAGCTTCAACGCCGACATCGGCTGGAGGAGGAAGCTTGTCAAATTATCCGGAGCTTCAACCGGAGATAAGGTTCTCGACGTTTGCGCGGGAACGGGCGACATTGGGATAGAGTTAGCCACGGTTGCCCCCGTGGACAAGATATTCGGCGTCGACTTCTCCCTCGAAATGCTTAAAGAGGGATCAAAAAAGATAGGGGAAAAAGGTTATAAGGGCAGGGTCATAAGTTTCATCGCCGATGCCCTGAACCTCCCCTTCGGGAGCGAAACCTTTAACGTGGTGACAATAGGATTCGGCCTCAGAAACCTCACCGATTACAGGGCGGGAATCTCGGAGATGACGAGGGTCCTTAAAGGGGGCGGGCGGCTTATGATCCTCGAGTTTGCCATGCCGGAACGGAAGATCGTAAGCACCATCTACGGCCTCTACCTGAAGCGGATACTGCCTATAATCGGGGGGGTCTTGACCGGCAAAAAGAGCGCCTACGATTACCTGTCCGATTCCATTGCCGGCTTCCTCAAGCCGATGGAAGTGATTGAAATAATGAGGGCGGAGGGTCTTGTAAATCTCGAGTCATTCCCCATGATGGCGGGGACGGTGTATATTTACAGGGGCGAAAAATAG
- a CDS encoding rubredoxin — MNTKALHKISYGMYILTSKKGDKINGQIANAVIQATSEPVTVIVCVNKQNFTHECMEISKVFTLSILAEDAPIKLIGNFGFKCGRDIDKFEGINYKLGQNGVPIVLDNVVAFLEFELINQIDVGSHTIFVGVFINGDILSEENPMTYAYYHYIKGGKVSKNAPHYIKAENENSSKAKGDAKMDKYVCTVCGYIYDPAEGDPEGGIEPGTPFEKLPDDWVCPVCGASKDEFEKEE; from the coding sequence ATGAACACCAAAGCTCTTCATAAAATCAGTTACGGTATGTACATTTTGACGTCAAAAAAGGGAGATAAGATCAACGGACAGATAGCCAACGCCGTAATTCAGGCGACCTCGGAGCCGGTCACCGTCATCGTATGTGTGAACAAACAAAACTTTACACACGAGTGTATGGAAATCAGCAAGGTCTTCACGCTTTCGATCCTGGCGGAGGATGCCCCGATCAAATTGATCGGGAACTTCGGCTTCAAGTGCGGAAGGGATATAGACAAGTTCGAGGGGATAAACTACAAATTAGGTCAAAACGGCGTCCCTATAGTCTTGGACAACGTCGTGGCCTTTTTGGAATTTGAGCTGATAAATCAGATCGATGTGGGAAGCCACACAATATTCGTGGGAGTATTTATCAACGGGGACATCCTCTCCGAAGAAAATCCCATGACCTACGCGTATTATCATTACATCAAGGGCGGAAAGGTCTCTAAAAATGCGCCCCATTATATAAAAGCTGAAAATGAAAATAGCTCCAAGGCAAAAGGAGATGCAAAAATGGACAAGTATGTGTGTACCGTTTGCGGGTACATTTACGATCCCGCTGAGGGTGATCCCGAGGGCGGTATAGAGCCCGGGACTCCATTCGAAAAGCTGCCCGACGATTGGGTCTGTCCCGTGTGCGGAGCGTCCAAGGACGAGTTTGAGAAGGAGGAGTAG
- a CDS encoding tetratricopeptide repeat protein → MKKTRSFLIIFALSIYIAILINPLNAFAQNADDWFIKGFDSTDPKEEIKYYTKTIEIDPTYVQAYLYRGNAHQKLKMYKEAIYDYTKTLEHDTAYGFIDLAYDGLAWCHLYLGEYEKALDDINKALDYKPDFFTLLITRSNIYQAMGRYEEALTDLNKASAEDPGPGYSPIYYRAFYERGLLYKKMGKISKAVSDFKTACDMGGEEACEALKELNK, encoded by the coding sequence ATGAAGAAAACAAGGTCTTTTCTGATTATCTTTGCGCTGTCCATTTATATTGCAATTCTCATCAACCCGCTCAACGCCTTTGCCCAAAACGCCGACGACTGGTTCATTAAGGGCTTCGACAGCACCGATCCGAAAGAGGAGATCAAGTACTACACCAAGACCATCGAGATCGATCCCACGTATGTACAGGCGTACCTCTATCGGGGAAACGCCCACCAGAAGCTCAAGATGTACAAAGAGGCGATATACGACTACACAAAGACGCTCGAGCATGACACCGCCTACGGCTTTATAGACCTCGCCTACGACGGCCTGGCGTGGTGCCATTTATATCTGGGAGAGTACGAAAAGGCATTAGACGATATCAACAAGGCCCTTGATTACAAGCCGGATTTCTTCACGCTTTTGATCACGAGGAGCAATATCTACCAGGCGATGGGGAGGTACGAAGAGGCGCTTACCGATCTCAACAAGGCCTCGGCGGAAGACCCAGGCCCCGGCTACAGTCCCATCTACTACCGCGCCTTCTATGAGAGGGGGCTCCTCTACAAAAAGATGGGGAAGATTTCAAAGGCGGTGAGCGATTTCAAGACCGCCTGCGACATGGGGGGCGAGGAGGCCTGTGAGGCGTTGAAAGAGCTGAATAAATAG
- a CDS encoding HAD-IB family phosphatase: MRYKAVALDVCGVLTTEKSVWQYIHERLGLWAGNAEKFQEDFFAGLISYREFCERDALLWAGIRAARMEEMVMELPYRDGIGELFDRIGASGLVAGLISTGLTLLTDRIAGDFGVDFSVANRLVLEDGVFTGGVEIAVGHDEKGTALVRFADSMGIDPAEVIAVGDGPSDIPMFVEAGFSVGFGNVSEDVAAASDLVIGESLFELSEIIGKLSP; this comes from the coding sequence GTGAGATACAAGGCGGTGGCCCTCGACGTCTGCGGCGTTTTGACGACGGAGAAGAGCGTATGGCAGTATATCCACGAAAGGCTCGGCCTCTGGGCGGGGAATGCGGAGAAGTTCCAGGAGGATTTCTTCGCCGGTTTGATTTCCTATAGAGAGTTCTGCGAAAGAGACGCCCTCCTCTGGGCCGGGATTCGGGCGGCAAGGATGGAGGAGATGGTAATGGAGCTCCCCTACAGGGACGGGATAGGGGAGCTTTTTGACCGGATCGGGGCTTCGGGGCTCGTTGCCGGGCTCATCTCCACGGGGCTGACGCTTCTGACCGACAGGATCGCCGGGGACTTCGGGGTCGACTTTTCCGTTGCGAACCGCCTCGTCTTGGAGGACGGCGTCTTTACCGGGGGCGTGGAGATCGCCGTGGGGCACGACGAAAAGGGGACGGCGCTTGTCCGCTTCGCCGATTCGATGGGGATCGATCCGGCCGAAGTGATCGCCGTAGGGGACGGCCCCTCCGACATCCCGATGTTTGTCGAGGCGGGCTTTTCGGTCGGGTTCGGGAACGTCTCTGAAGACGTTGCCGCGGCCTCGGACCTGGTGATCGGGGAATCCCTCTTTGAGCTTTCGGAGATTATAGGCAAATTATCTCCCTGA